The Eleutherodactylus coqui strain aEleCoq1 chromosome 13, aEleCoq1.hap1, whole genome shotgun sequence genome includes a window with the following:
- the FAM217B gene encoding protein FAM217B isoform X1 codes for MLWKKVTSPTDVHTSAGFAKKMNKGSMNECYYGNQRTADTLPPENRLQHFSKSSDCCLLQPGESVEQREAIWALSTRSSTETVTCSQYRRQSLEKLFLDLESVQLSKEDEDSASDLSDSERVPIPPSPLSPPKLNLRAEEIKPGYFSQYGEHKCKDYEYADFLPPPYNSWNLHQVSTYVNKEGKNALQSTASAPLEKYVDRLLQLEWLEMQTIQSEKAKMAKSRPHMVPVTCRNGKSPGKYKPWPSPSPSKYISTLDNVTKTSTGQDKNNHKKYTHYEHCGAMQKSCSKVSATVQISPSAPKQTQDVRCKKKSVTNCQQTKEGLFSDSKMQCSGNIRPQRQMFVSSSAESIPKQTKASKIRKSELSVSHATNRHCVSEQKK; via the exons ATGCTGTGGAAAAAAGTCACCAGCCCCACAGATGTGCACACAAG tgctggttttgcaaaaaaaatgaataaggggTCAATGAATGAATGTTATTATGGAAACCAGCGTACAGCTGACACCCTTCCTCCAGAAAACAGATTACAGCATTTTTCCAAGTCTTCGGACTGTTGTCTGCTGCAACCTGGTGAATCTGTGGAGCAACGTGAAGCAATATGGGCTCTAAGTACTAGGTCATCCACTGAGACTGTGACCTGCTCTCAGTACAGAAGGCAATCATTGGAAAAACTCTTCCTGGACTTAGAATCTGTCCAGCTCTCAAAAGAAGATGAGGACAGCGCCAGTGACCTTTCCGATTCTGAAAGGGTTCCCATTCCACCATCACCACTTTCGCCACCTAAACTCAACCTACGAGCTGAAGAGATCAAGCCTGGATACTTCAGTCAGTATGGAGAACATAAGTGCAAAGATTACGAGTATGCAGATTTCCTTCCCCCACCTTACAATTCCTGGAACCTTCACCAAGTCTCCACGTATGTCAATAAAGAAGGTAAAAATGCACTGCAAAGCACAGCATCAGCCCCATTGGAGAAATATGTTGACCGTCTCCTCCAGCTAGAATGGCTTGAAATGCAAACTATTCAGTCTGAAAAGGCGAAAATGGCAAAGTCTAGACCTCACATGGTTCCTGTAACATGTCGCAATGGAAAATCTCCAGGAAAATATAAACCTTGGCCAAGTCCATCGCCCAGTAAATATATATCTACTTTAGATAATGTCACCAAAACAAGCACTGGACAAGACAAAAATAATCACAAAAAATATACCCACTATGAGCATTGTGGTGCAATGCAAAAAAGTTGCTCAAAAGTCTCTGCAACGGTGCAGATTTCCCCATCAGCACCAAAACAAACACAGGACGTCAGATGTAAGAAAAAATCAGTAACGAACTGTCAGCAGACAAAGGAAGGGTTATTCAGTGACTCTAAGATGCAATGTTCTGGAAATATTAGACCTCAGAGGCAAATGTTTGTTTCAAGTAGTGCAGAAAGCATCCCAAAGCAGACAAAGGCTAGTAAAATAAGAAAAAGTGAACTGTCAGTCAGTCACGCCACAAACAGACATTGTGTATCAGAGCAGAAAAAATAA
- the FAM217B gene encoding protein FAM217B isoform X2 encodes MGSAGFAKKMNKGSMNECYYGNQRTADTLPPENRLQHFSKSSDCCLLQPGESVEQREAIWALSTRSSTETVTCSQYRRQSLEKLFLDLESVQLSKEDEDSASDLSDSERVPIPPSPLSPPKLNLRAEEIKPGYFSQYGEHKCKDYEYADFLPPPYNSWNLHQVSTYVNKEGKNALQSTASAPLEKYVDRLLQLEWLEMQTIQSEKAKMAKSRPHMVPVTCRNGKSPGKYKPWPSPSPSKYISTLDNVTKTSTGQDKNNHKKYTHYEHCGAMQKSCSKVSATVQISPSAPKQTQDVRCKKKSVTNCQQTKEGLFSDSKMQCSGNIRPQRQMFVSSSAESIPKQTKASKIRKSELSVSHATNRHCVSEQKK; translated from the coding sequence tgctggttttgcaaaaaaaatgaataaggggTCAATGAATGAATGTTATTATGGAAACCAGCGTACAGCTGACACCCTTCCTCCAGAAAACAGATTACAGCATTTTTCCAAGTCTTCGGACTGTTGTCTGCTGCAACCTGGTGAATCTGTGGAGCAACGTGAAGCAATATGGGCTCTAAGTACTAGGTCATCCACTGAGACTGTGACCTGCTCTCAGTACAGAAGGCAATCATTGGAAAAACTCTTCCTGGACTTAGAATCTGTCCAGCTCTCAAAAGAAGATGAGGACAGCGCCAGTGACCTTTCCGATTCTGAAAGGGTTCCCATTCCACCATCACCACTTTCGCCACCTAAACTCAACCTACGAGCTGAAGAGATCAAGCCTGGATACTTCAGTCAGTATGGAGAACATAAGTGCAAAGATTACGAGTATGCAGATTTCCTTCCCCCACCTTACAATTCCTGGAACCTTCACCAAGTCTCCACGTATGTCAATAAAGAAGGTAAAAATGCACTGCAAAGCACAGCATCAGCCCCATTGGAGAAATATGTTGACCGTCTCCTCCAGCTAGAATGGCTTGAAATGCAAACTATTCAGTCTGAAAAGGCGAAAATGGCAAAGTCTAGACCTCACATGGTTCCTGTAACATGTCGCAATGGAAAATCTCCAGGAAAATATAAACCTTGGCCAAGTCCATCGCCCAGTAAATATATATCTACTTTAGATAATGTCACCAAAACAAGCACTGGACAAGACAAAAATAATCACAAAAAATATACCCACTATGAGCATTGTGGTGCAATGCAAAAAAGTTGCTCAAAAGTCTCTGCAACGGTGCAGATTTCCCCATCAGCACCAAAACAAACACAGGACGTCAGATGTAAGAAAAAATCAGTAACGAACTGTCAGCAGACAAAGGAAGGGTTATTCAGTGACTCTAAGATGCAATGTTCTGGAAATATTAGACCTCAGAGGCAAATGTTTGTTTCAAGTAGTGCAGAAAGCATCCCAAAGCAGACAAAGGCTAGTAAAATAAGAAAAAGTGAACTGTCAGTCAGTCACGCCACAAACAGACATTGTGTATCAGAGCAGAAAAAATAA